From one Lycium ferocissimum isolate CSIRO_LF1 chromosome 5, AGI_CSIRO_Lferr_CH_V1, whole genome shotgun sequence genomic stretch:
- the LOC132057405 gene encoding uncharacterized protein LOC132057405 isoform X1: MTKNLSNLKLKNLVSDDSGSDDKGKKVTRKIQLDLPLEKLNLGPKKKLLVLNLGGLLVHRVHRRDMFNFQSYKPDLICGNFSVFRRPFCDQFLKFCLERFEVGLWSSTMERNMDAILDNIMVGLRRKLLFVWDQQKCIDSGFKCLEKKEKPIFLKPMNKIWENKDHLLPFRGGKFSKSNTLMIDDEPHTALINPPNTAVFPPVFKVGNGKDTFLGPKGEMRNFLDGLADADDVQTYVKEHPLIGQPAITTSHPDWDYYAKIIDRFVGIKKKEASKVIVI; encoded by the exons ATGACAAAAAATCTTTCAAACCTGAAGTTGAAAAACCTCGTTTCTGATGACTCTGGCAGTGATGACAAAGGTAAAAAGGTCACTAGAAAAATACAATTGGACCTTCCGTTAGAGAAATTGAACCTTGGGCCAAAAAAGAAACTTCTTGTGCTTAATCTTGGTGGATTGTTGGTTCATAGGGTGCATCGTCGAGACATGTTCAATTTCCAAAGCTACAAACCGGACTTGATTTGTGGAAATTTTTCAG TTTTCAGGAGACCTTTCTGCGATCAATTTTTGAAGTTTTGCCTTGAAAGATTTGAAGTCGGGCTGTGGTCGTCTACCATGGA GAGAAACATGGACGCTATTTTAGACAACATCATGGTTGGGCTTCGAAGAAAGTTGTTATTTGTATGG GATCAACAAAAATGTATTGACAGTGGCTTTAAGTGCTTGGAGAAAAAGGAGAAGCCCATTTTCTTGAAGCCAATGAACAAAATATGGGAAAACAAGGATCATCTCCTTCCTTTTCGCGGCGGAAAGTTTTCAAAATCAAATACacttatgattgatgatgagcCCCACACTGCTCTTATAAATCCT CCTAATACAGCGGTTTTTCCTCCAGTTTTCAAAGTTGGAAATGGCAAAGACACATTTCTTG GTCCTAAGGGTGAAATGCGGAACTTTCTAGATGGTCTTGCTGATGCAGATGATGTTCAAacgtatgtgaaagaacatcCCTTAATTGGACAACCTGCGATAACCACCTCTCATCCTGATTGGGATTACTATGCGAAGATAATTGACCGTTTTGttggcataaaaaaaaaagaagcatcTAAAGTTATAGTCATTTGA
- the LOC132057405 gene encoding uncharacterized protein LOC132057405 isoform X2 encodes MERNMDAILDNIMVGLRRKLLFVWDQQKCIDSGFKCLEKKEKPIFLKPMNKIWENKDHLLPFRGGKFSKSNTLMIDDEPHTALINPPNTAVFPPVFKVGNGKDTFLGPKGEMRNFLDGLADADDVQTYVKEHPLIGQPAITTSHPDWDYYAKIIDRFVGIKKKEASKVIVI; translated from the exons ATGGA GAGAAACATGGACGCTATTTTAGACAACATCATGGTTGGGCTTCGAAGAAAGTTGTTATTTGTATGG GATCAACAAAAATGTATTGACAGTGGCTTTAAGTGCTTGGAGAAAAAGGAGAAGCCCATTTTCTTGAAGCCAATGAACAAAATATGGGAAAACAAGGATCATCTCCTTCCTTTTCGCGGCGGAAAGTTTTCAAAATCAAATACacttatgattgatgatgagcCCCACACTGCTCTTATAAATCCT CCTAATACAGCGGTTTTTCCTCCAGTTTTCAAAGTTGGAAATGGCAAAGACACATTTCTTG GTCCTAAGGGTGAAATGCGGAACTTTCTAGATGGTCTTGCTGATGCAGATGATGTTCAAacgtatgtgaaagaacatcCCTTAATTGGACAACCTGCGATAACCACCTCTCATCCTGATTGGGATTACTATGCGAAGATAATTGACCGTTTTGttggcataaaaaaaaaagaagcatcTAAAGTTATAGTCATTTGA